From Lonchura striata isolate bLonStr1 chromosome 3, bLonStr1.mat, whole genome shotgun sequence, one genomic window encodes:
- the INSM1 gene encoding insulinoma-associated protein 1, whose protein sequence is MPRGFLVKRSRRPTPVSYRVRCCREAVAGSPLPAGAAQPPACPAAPPPLPRDSPPPVPFGTPDAAVQALYSPTRPVSRDKYLERGFSLGSPVSAESFPAPAVPGTMDPILFAPADLKLWAAAGHTEPPGAQPGPGGVPAPAAPPASGRPLPAKRPPGASEPGRQKAQSGKKTKAIRKLTFEDEVTTSPVLGLRIKEGPVEVPAKARGGCARPLGEFICQLCKEEYGDPFALAQHRCSRIVRVEYRCPECDKVFSCPANLASHRRWHKPRPPATKSGPEAGRAPAAGPGPVPAEETPKEASGGSGSERDTPSPGGASEAGSEEGLFECPRCAKRFRRQAYLRKHLLGHATPTSTPVPVPAPAPGPSAEELPAAECRLCPVCGETFPSKSSQERHLRLLHAAQVFPCKYCPATFYSSPGLTRHINKCHPSENRQVILLQVPLRPAC, encoded by the coding sequence ATGCCCCGGGGCTTCCTGGTGAAGCGCAGCCGGCGGCCCACCCCCGTGTCCTACCGGGTGCGCTGCTGCCGCGAGGCTGTCGCCGGCtcgccgctccccgccggcgCCGCCCAGCCGCCCGCCTgccccgccgctccgccgcccctgCCGCGGGACTCGCCGCCGCCGGTGCCATTCGGGACGCCCGATGCCGCCGTGCAGGCGTTGTATAGCCCCACGCGGCCCGTCAGCAGGGACAAATACCTGGAGCGCGGCTTCAGCCTGGGCTCGCCCGTCTCAGCCGAGTCCTTCCCCGCGCCGGCCGTTCCCGGCACCATGGACCCGATCCTCTTCGCCCCGGCTGACCTCAAGCTCTGGGCCGCTGCTGGCCACACCGAGCCGCCCGgcgcccagcccggccccggtgGGGtccccgccccggccgcgccgcctGCCTCGGGCCGCCCGCTGCCCGCCAAGCGCCCGCCGGGTGCCTCCGAACCTGGGCGGCAGAAGGCCCAGTCGGGCAAGAAGACGAAGGCGATCCGCAAGCTGACCTTTGAGGACGAAGTGACCACCTCGCCGGTGCTGGGGCTGCGCATCAAGGAGGGCCCGGTGGAGGTGCCGGCCAAGGCACGAGGCGGCTGCGCCCGTCCGCTGGGCGAGTTCATCTGCCAGCTCTGTAAGGAGGAGTACGGGGACCCCTTCGCGCTGGCGCAGCACCGCTGCTCCCGCATCGTCCGGGTGGAGTACCGCTGCCCCGAGTGCGACAAGGTCTTTTCCTGCCCCGCCAACCTCGCCTCCCACCGCCGCTGGCACAAACCCCGTCCACCCGCCACCAAGAGCGGCCCCGAGGCAGGCCGGGCACCGGCCGCGGGCCCAGGCCCGGTCCCGGCGGAGGAGACACCGAAGGAGGCGAGCGGTGGCAGTGGCAGCGAGCGGGACACACCGAGCCCTGGCGGAGCCTCGGAGGCGGGCTCCGAGGAGGGGCTCTTCGAGTGTCCCCGCTGCGCCAAGCGGTTCCGCCGGCAAGCCTACCTGCGCAAGCACCTGTTGGGGCACGCTACACCGACATCCACGCCAGTCCCGGTACCCGCACCAGCCCCGGGGCCCAGCGCCGAGGAGCTGCCTGCCGCCGAGTGCCGCCTCTGCCCCGTCTGCGGGGAGACCTTCCCCAGCAAGAGCAGCCAGGAGCGGCACCTGCGCCTCCTGCACGCCGCCCAGGTCTTCCCCTGCAAGTACTGCCCGGCCACCTTCTATAGCTCTCCCGGTCTCACCCGGCACATCAACAAGTGCCACCCCTCAGAGAACCGGCAGGTCATCCTGCTCCAGGTGCCGCTGCGCCCTGCCTGCTGA